A region of Candidatus Aegiribacteria sp. DNA encodes the following proteins:
- the rplO gene encoding 50S ribosomal protein L15 produces MRRLQHLKPARGATKNSSRLGRGRGTGTGGTSGKGNKGQRARSSIQPWFEGGQMPIQRRMSHKGFNNTRFARRFQIVNVEKLGRFASDSVVTPDMMKEAGLISSRFRPVKILGKGELKKTLTVCAHSFSSTATEMIKSTGGTVEVLP; encoded by the coding sequence ATGAGACGCTTACAGCATCTGAAGCCTGCTAGAGGAGCCACAAAAAACTCTTCCAGGCTAGGCCGCGGACGGGGTACCGGCACCGGAGGAACCAGCGGTAAAGGCAACAAGGGCCAGAGGGCCAGAAGTAGTATTCAGCCATGGTTCGAAGGTGGTCAAATGCCCATACAGAGGCGTATGAGCCATAAGGGGTTCAATAACACCCGATTCGCCAGGAGATTTCAGATAGTTAATGTGGAGAAACTGGGAAGGTTCGCTTCGGACAGCGTGGTAACTCCGGACATGATGAAAGAAGCAGGACTGATCTCATCCAGATTCCGTCCGGTAAAGATTCTCGGAAAAGGAGAACTGAAGAAAACACTCACTGTATGTGCGCATTCATTCAGTTCAACCGCCACAGAGATGATTAAATCCACCGGAGGTACGGTGGAGGTGCTTCCGTAA
- the rpmD gene encoding 50S ribosomal protein L30, with amino-acid sequence MADRKLRITQVKSAIGRKEVQKRTLKALGLRKLNHTVVHPDRPEIRGMINRVVHLLEVEEVE; translated from the coding sequence ATGGCTGACAGGAAACTCAGAATAACTCAGGTAAAAAGCGCAATCGGCCGAAAAGAAGTGCAGAAGCGTACGCTGAAAGCCCTTGGGCTGAGGAAATTGAATCATACTGTCGTTCATCCGGACAGGCCGGAAATACGCGGAATGATAAATAGAGTTGTGCATCTGCTAGAGGTCGAGGAGGTTGAATAA
- the rpsE gene encoding 30S ribosomal protein S5, with protein MEKRNDNKDRSKRKKKVSKLEEAGLVDRLITINRVSKVTKGGRNFGFNAIVAVGDAKGKVGVGLGKATELPEAIRKAQDSARNSMISIPLIENRTIPHRILGRHGAGKVMLRPASSGTGVIAGAAVRAVMECAGIKDVLTKSQGSNNPHNVVKATMKGLKDLVLIDRVGGYRQAAIARRGNDG; from the coding sequence TTGGAAAAAAGAAATGATAATAAAGACAGATCGAAGCGGAAGAAGAAGGTTTCAAAACTCGAAGAAGCTGGTCTCGTCGACAGGCTCATTACTATTAACAGAGTCTCGAAGGTTACCAAGGGCGGAAGAAACTTCGGATTCAACGCAATTGTCGCAGTAGGTGACGCAAAAGGAAAAGTCGGAGTTGGGCTCGGCAAGGCTACGGAACTGCCCGAGGCTATAAGAAAGGCGCAGGATTCCGCGCGGAATAGCATGATCAGCATCCCGCTGATAGAAAACAGGACAATTCCACACAGGATACTTGGCAGGCACGGTGCCGGCAAGGTCATGCTTCGACCTGCCAGTTCGGGAACAGGAGTTATAGCAGGAGCCGCTGTAAGGGCAGTTATGGAATGCGCAGGGATAAAGGATGTACTTACAAAATCCCAGGGTTCCAATAACCCTCACAATGTTGTTAAAGCTACTATGAAAGGTCTGAAGGATCTTGTTCTCATAGACAGAGTCGGTGGATACCGACAGGCAGCGATCGCCAGAAGGGGTAACGATGGCTGA
- the rplR gene encoding 50S ribosomal protein L18 → MAKLTRKQRLRRRHFHIRKRLYGTDDKPRLLVRRSLKHLEASLINDLTGETLLTLTTKSGSFSTVKKENKSEQASRLGKLLAEKAKEKGINEAVFDRGGHPYHGRVKAFAENAREAGLRL, encoded by the coding sequence ATGGCTAAATTGACCAGAAAGCAGCGCCTCCGACGTCGGCATTTCCATATCAGGAAGAGACTGTATGGAACAGACGATAAACCGAGGCTGCTCGTTAGAAGATCCCTGAAGCATTTGGAAGCCAGTCTTATAAATGATTTGACGGGAGAGACTTTGCTTACACTGACTACCAAATCAGGCAGTTTTTCAACCGTTAAAAAAGAAAATAAAAGCGAACAGGCATCCAGACTGGGCAAGCTTCTTGCTGAGAAAGCAAAAGAAAAGGGTATAAATGAAGCTGTCTTTGACCGTGGAGGGCATCCCTATCACGGCAGAGTCAAGGCGTTCGCGGAAAATGCCCGTGAAGCCGGCCTCAGGTTGTAG
- the rplF gene encoding 50S ribosomal protein L6, with protein MSRIGKLPIPLPEKVTVTARKNVISVKGPKGETDLTVPSGIKVKIGDSEIVLSRKEDTRELSKLHGTARALLANRIQGVSEGHNKVLIVHGKGYQAEVKGRILEMQLGFSHKVLFEIPSGLSINIKPGQNEFTLTVSGIDKHLVGAFSAELYKIKKVEPYNLIGFRYSDQHVKRKAVKTIT; from the coding sequence ATGTCGAGAATAGGCAAATTACCAATTCCTTTACCTGAAAAGGTAACAGTAACCGCCAGGAAGAACGTAATCAGCGTAAAGGGACCGAAGGGCGAAACGGATTTGACAGTTCCCTCCGGAATCAAGGTTAAGATAGGTGATTCCGAGATAGTGCTGTCGCGGAAAGAAGACACGAGGGAGTTGAGCAAGCTTCATGGTACGGCAAGGGCTCTTCTTGCCAACCGTATTCAAGGTGTTTCTGAAGGGCATAACAAGGTACTCATAGTTCACGGGAAAGGATATCAGGCAGAGGTAAAGGGACGGATACTCGAAATGCAGCTTGGTTTTTCCCATAAAGTACTGTTTGAGATACCCAGTGGACTTTCGATCAATATTAAGCCTGGGCAGAACGAATTTACGCTTACAGTCAGTGGTATTGACAAACATCTGGTTGGCGCATTCAGCGCGGAACTCTACAAGATCAAAAAGGTTGAACCGTACAATCTTATCGGATTCCGCTATTCGGACCAGCATGTCAAGCGTAAAGCTGTCAAAACAATAACATAG
- the rpsH gene encoding 30S ribosomal protein S8 yields MSMTDPIADMLTRIRNASRAEHKMVDIPASKLKTSIARTLYNKGFIRGFRKMEDNKQGMLRVYLAYRNDQPLIVGLKRISKPGCRVYIDADNIPRVMGGRGIAVLTTPRGILTDTEARKQHVGGEVLLHIW; encoded by the coding sequence ATGTCAATGACAGATCCAATAGCTGATATGCTTACCCGGATTCGAAATGCTTCCCGGGCAGAACACAAGATGGTTGATATCCCCGCTTCGAAGTTGAAGACTTCGATAGCAAGAACTCTTTATAACAAAGGGTTCATAAGGGGTTTCAGAAAAATGGAGGATAACAAGCAGGGCATGCTGAGAGTATACCTTGCATACAGGAACGATCAGCCTCTGATAGTCGGACTTAAGAGAATATCGAAGCCCGGCTGCAGGGTGTATATCGATGCCGATAATATCCCCAGGGTAATGGGGGGCCGCGGTATCGCCGTTCTTACAACTCCAAGAGGTATTTTAACCGATACTGAAGCAAGAAAACAGCACGTGGGTGGCGAAGTGCTGCTCCATATCTGGTAA
- a CDS encoding type Z 30S ribosomal protein S14, translating to MARKALVEKQKRTPRFQVRKYNRCSICGRPRAYIRKYGICRICFRDMVNRGLVPGVRKASW from the coding sequence TTGGCTAGAAAAGCTTTAGTAGAAAAACAGAAGAGAACCCCCAGGTTCCAGGTCAGGAAGTACAATAGATGCTCTATCTGTGGACGTCCAAGGGCATATATAAGAAAATATGGCATTTGTCGTATCTGTTTTCGGGATATGGTCAACAGGGGCCTTGTTCCCGGCGTACGCAAAGCTAGCTGGTAG
- the rplE gene encoding 50S ribosomal protein L5 produces the protein MPRLEKLYIEELRDKIKERFEYENVNKIPRIKKVVLNMGLGKEAMDNANNMKNATEQLATITGQLPVISKAKKSVAGFRLREGTPIGTFVTLRNDRMWEFLDRLITFSIPQVRDFRGLSPKGFDGHGNYNFGVEEQAIFPEISVDRIDKFRGMNITIVTSAPTDEEGLELLKLIGMPFRGTAR, from the coding sequence ATGCCAAGGCTTGAGAAACTTTACATAGAAGAGTTGCGGGATAAGATAAAAGAACGTTTTGAATACGAGAACGTAAATAAAATTCCGCGAATCAAGAAAGTTGTCTTGAACATGGGTCTCGGAAAAGAAGCCATGGACAACGCGAACAACATGAAGAACGCAACCGAACAGCTGGCTACAATTACTGGTCAGTTGCCGGTGATTTCAAAGGCCAAGAAGTCAGTTGCGGGATTTCGCCTCAGAGAGGGAACTCCAATTGGAACCTTCGTTACTCTCAGAAATGACAGAATGTGGGAGTTTCTGGATAGGCTGATTACGTTTTCCATACCTCAGGTTAGGGATTTCAGAGGCCTTTCTCCCAAAGGATTCGATGGGCATGGCAACTACAATTTCGGTGTAGAAGAACAGGCAATATTTCCTGAGATCAGTGTAGACCGTATTGATAAATTCAGGGGAATGAACATAACAATAGTAACAAGTGCACCCACGGATGAGGAAGGCCTTGAGCTTTTGAAGCTCATAGGCATGCCTTTCCGCGGAACCGCGCGTTAG
- the rplX gene encoding 50S ribosomal protein L24, which yields MHIRKGDKVRVLTGEDSGKEGKVLKVFRGKHRAIVEGLNLIKRHTKPSSRNQQGGIIEKEASIHLSNLSVVCPGCGKAAGISRMRDEEGRLQRHCKACNETISTG from the coding sequence ATGCATATCAGAAAGGGAGATAAAGTTCGTGTCCTGACAGGAGAAGATAGCGGGAAGGAAGGTAAGGTCCTCAAGGTATTCCGCGGGAAACATCGCGCGATTGTCGAGGGATTGAATCTTATAAAGAGACATACCAAACCATCTTCCCGTAATCAGCAGGGCGGGATAATCGAGAAGGAGGCTTCGATACATCTATCCAATCTCAGCGTGGTATGTCCAGGTTGCGGAAAAGCGGCAGGAATTTCGCGCATGAGAGATGAAGAAGGAAGACTTCAACGTCATTGTAAAGCGTGCAATGAAACAATATCAACCGGTTAG
- the rplN gene encoding 50S ribosomal protein L14: MIQQETKLKVADNSGARTVQCIKVLGGTRRRYATIGDIIVVSVKDALPDGAVKAKEVRRAVIVRVRKELNRPDGTSVRFGDNAAVILDENYQPVATRIFGPVGRELREHFMKIVSLAPEVI; this comes from the coding sequence ATGATTCAGCAGGAAACAAAACTGAAAGTTGCGGACAATTCTGGCGCCCGTACTGTACAGTGCATAAAGGTTCTTGGAGGCACCAGACGCAGGTACGCGACCATAGGAGACATTATAGTGGTTTCGGTGAAAGATGCCCTGCCCGATGGAGCAGTTAAGGCAAAAGAAGTGCGAAGAGCAGTTATTGTCCGGGTTAGGAAAGAGTTGAACAGGCCGGATGGAACATCCGTCCGATTCGGAGACAATGCAGCGGTTATACTTGATGAAAACTACCAACCGGTCGCCACAAGAATTTTCGGGCCTGTTGGACGCGAGCTCAGAGAGCATTTTATGAAAATTGTTTCCCTTGCTCCGGAGGTGATCTGA
- the rpsQ gene encoding 30S ribosomal protein S17: MAVVKAGNRRVLTGTVISSAMDKTVVVEVVSLKAHPVYKKRYRTTKKYYAHDEDNQCNQGDKVTISETRPLSKTKRWRVLDIVQRAR; the protein is encoded by the coding sequence ATGGCAGTAGTAAAGGCAGGAAACAGAAGGGTTCTCACGGGAACCGTGATTTCCAGCGCCATGGACAAAACGGTTGTCGTGGAGGTCGTGTCCCTCAAGGCACACCCGGTTTACAAGAAGCGATACCGTACAACAAAGAAATATTATGCACACGATGAAGATAACCAGTGCAACCAGGGGGATAAGGTTACCATATCGGAAACCCGACCTCTTTCGAAAACAAAACGCTGGCGTGTTCTCGATATTGTACAGCGGGCTCGATAG
- the rpmC gene encoding 50S ribosomal protein L29 — MKTHELRSMSPEELEEHVRELRQELFNLRFRRTTQQLDNPLRLRTARKDLARTLTVIRELDLGLESRAGEGS; from the coding sequence ATGAAAACCCATGAGCTTCGATCGATGAGCCCTGAAGAACTTGAAGAACATGTTCGGGAACTCAGGCAGGAGCTATTCAACCTTAGATTCAGAAGAACTACACAGCAGCTTGATAATCCCCTGCGGTTGCGGACTGCCCGGAAGGATCTCGCAAGAACACTTACTGTAATCAGAGAACTTGATCTGGGGCTTGAATCCAGGGCTGGGGAAGGAAGTTAG
- the rplP gene encoding 50S ribosomal protein L16, with product MLMPKRTKYRKQHRGRMRGKTKGGGTVSFGEYGLQALEPGWITSAQIESARVAMTRHVKRGGKVWIRVFPDKPVTSTPAETRMGKGKGAVDHWVAVIKPGRVMFELEGVPVEMAKSAMRLAGHKLPIKTRFIVRDREEL from the coding sequence ATGTTAATGCCAAAAAGAACGAAGTACAGAAAACAGCATCGTGGTCGAATGAGGGGTAAAACCAAGGGTGGTGGTACCGTATCCTTTGGAGAGTATGGATTACAGGCATTGGAACCCGGATGGATTACCAGTGCTCAGATTGAGTCTGCCAGAGTTGCCATGACAAGGCATGTTAAAAGGGGAGGGAAGGTTTGGATCAGAGTATTTCCTGATAAACCTGTTACCTCTACTCCTGCCGAAACCCGTATGGGTAAAGGCAAGGGTGCAGTAGATCACTGGGTTGCTGTTATCAAACCGGGAAGAGTGATGTTCGAGCTTGAAGGAGTCCCGGTTGAGATGGCAAAATCCGCTATGAGGCTGGCGGGACACAAGCTTCCCATTAAGACCAGATTCATTGTTCGTGACAGGGAGGAGCTGTAG
- the rpsC gene encoding 30S ribosomal protein S3, producing the protein MGQKTNPVGLRLGISRGWDSTWFARGRKYAEYLKEDADIRRYLGSRLEKARVSKIEILRKPQEVEVVIWSARPGQVIGSKGSNIDRITNELKVLVGGKTVRTKVQEIRKDRCDATLVADKIARQIEGRVSVRRAMRMAIRDAITDGAEGIKVSCAGRLGGAEMSRVNTYHEGRVPLHTLRADIDFCRETALTTYGAIGVKVWIYHGEIHEPPISGTVDSR; encoded by the coding sequence ATGGGTCAGAAAACCAATCCTGTTGGCCTCCGTCTTGGTATCAGCCGTGGCTGGGATTCCACATGGTTTGCCAGGGGCAGGAAGTATGCCGAGTATCTGAAAGAAGATGCCGACATCCGCCGATACCTGGGTTCAAGGCTGGAAAAAGCCAGGGTTTCAAAGATTGAAATTCTAAGGAAGCCACAGGAAGTAGAAGTAGTGATTTGGAGCGCACGACCAGGCCAGGTAATCGGAAGTAAAGGTTCCAACATTGACAGGATTACCAATGAGCTGAAAGTCCTGGTCGGCGGTAAAACAGTCAGAACCAAGGTTCAGGAAATAAGAAAAGACAGATGTGACGCTACGCTTGTGGCGGACAAAATTGCCCGCCAGATTGAAGGTAGAGTTTCAGTCAGAAGAGCAATGAGGATGGCAATCAGAGACGCGATAACAGATGGTGCCGAGGGAATCAAGGTGTCATGTGCCGGTAGACTTGGCGGTGCGGAGATGTCCCGGGTTAATACCTATCATGAAGGCAGAGTTCCACTCCATACACTGAGGGCCGATATCGATTTCTGTCGTGAAACGGCATTAACCACCTACGGAGCCATCGGCGTCAAGGTTTGGATATACCATGGTGAGATACATGAACCACCGATATCCGGCACAGTGGATAGCAGGTGA
- the rplV gene encoding 50S ribosomal protein L22, with the protein MKAIARARFVKVPPRKARYIADLIRGKTVNQALSILMTVPRNSSRIIEKTLDSAVANAIQKAQGERLDVDELVIQNVIVDEGPTTMRWRPRARGRATKIRHRTSHIAVTVVNTDQAAEQGREE; encoded by the coding sequence ATGAAGGCAATTGCCAGAGCAAGATTCGTTAAGGTTCCTCCCCGCAAGGCCAGGTACATTGCGGATCTTATCCGTGGAAAAACTGTTAACCAGGCTTTGTCTATTCTCATGACTGTTCCGAGGAACTCATCGAGAATAATCGAGAAAACTCTGGATTCTGCAGTGGCCAACGCCATTCAGAAGGCGCAGGGGGAACGGCTTGATGTTGATGAGCTGGTTATACAGAACGTTATTGTCGACGAAGGCCCGACCACAATGAGATGGAGACCCAGGGCTCGGGGCAGAGCGACCAAAATTAGACATAGAACAAGTCATATAGCAGTTACGGTTGTCAATACTGATCAGGCAGCCGAACAGGGACGAGAGGAATAG
- the rpsS gene encoding 30S ribosomal protein S19 → MARSLKKGPYIQEKLALKVTKMEASGEKKIIRTWSRRSTIPPEFVGHTFAVYNGRKFLPVYVVENMVGHKLGEFAPTRTFRGHRESGSSGKQKQAKV, encoded by the coding sequence ATGGCCCGTTCACTGAAGAAGGGTCCCTATATCCAAGAGAAGCTGGCCTTAAAGGTCACAAAGATGGAAGCTTCTGGAGAGAAGAAAATAATACGAACATGGTCCAGAAGATCTACCATCCCTCCTGAATTTGTGGGACATACTTTTGCCGTTTACAACGGAAGAAAATTCTTACCGGTTTACGTGGTGGAGAATATGGTTGGTCATAAGCTGGGAGAATTCGCTCCCACAAGGACATTCCGCGGACACCGGGAATCCGGTTCCTCAGGAAAACAGAAACAGGCTAAGGTTTAG
- the rplB gene encoding 50S ribosomal protein L2 gives MTMKRWKPCTPGTRFKVSPGFDEITRDHGEKSLMAPMKSKAGRNSKGRVTARHRGGGHKRRYRRIDFKRDKFGVPGKIVSIEYDPNRSSRIALVHYIDGEKRYIIAPEGLKVGLTVVSGPDSPPENGNHLPLTRIPLGSTIHNVEMKPGKGGQIARSAGASIQLMARDGRYATLKMPSRETRMVPVNCMATIGTVGNAEHFLVVPGKAGSSRWKGRRPHVRGVAMNPVDHPMGGGEGKSSGGRHPCSPWGQLAKGLRTRKNKASDKLITRRRPTGKRRK, from the coding sequence ATGACTATGAAGCGCTGGAAACCGTGCACTCCCGGGACTCGATTTAAAGTTTCCCCGGGATTCGACGAAATCACGAGAGATCACGGTGAAAAATCTCTCATGGCACCCATGAAAAGCAAAGCCGGCAGAAACAGCAAAGGACGTGTCACCGCAAGACACAGAGGTGGCGGTCATAAGAGACGGTACAGAAGAATCGATTTTAAGCGCGACAAATTCGGTGTACCGGGAAAAATCGTATCGATAGAATACGATCCAAACCGCTCGTCAAGAATCGCGCTGGTTCATTACATCGATGGTGAAAAACGCTATATCATTGCTCCCGAAGGACTGAAGGTTGGACTCACGGTTGTATCAGGTCCCGATTCCCCGCCGGAGAACGGCAATCACCTTCCACTGACAAGAATTCCCCTCGGATCAACAATACACAATGTTGAGATGAAACCCGGCAAAGGCGGACAGATAGCCCGCAGCGCTGGAGCATCAATACAGCTTATGGCCCGCGATGGAAGGTACGCAACACTTAAGATGCCTTCAAGAGAAACCCGCATGGTTCCGGTAAACTGCATGGCTACAATCGGAACAGTTGGAAATGCTGAGCATTTTCTCGTTGTGCCGGGTAAAGCCGGAAGCAGCCGGTGGAAGGGCCGCAGACCTCATGTAAGAGGAGTCGCGATGAACCCGGTCGATCACCCGATGGGTGGCGGTGAGGGCAAATCCAGCGGTGGACGTCACCCATGCTCTCCATGGGGACAGCTTGCCAAGGGCTTGAGAACACGAAAAAATAAAGCGTCTGATAAACTTATTACCAGGCGGAGACCCACTGGAAAAAGGAGGAAGTAG
- the rplW gene encoding 50S ribosomal protein L23, with translation MKDARQIVIRPIITEKTTVLREESNQYAFRVVPRASKRQIAAAIEELFEVNVMDVRTMRMQGKKKRLGRNLGRKPSWKKAIVTLAEGDTVDFFEGV, from the coding sequence ATGAAGGACGCAAGACAGATAGTTATCCGACCAATTATCACAGAGAAAACTACGGTTTTAAGAGAAGAATCGAATCAGTACGCATTCCGTGTGGTCCCCCGCGCAAGTAAAAGACAGATCGCGGCTGCCATTGAGGAGTTGTTCGAAGTGAATGTCATGGACGTTCGGACAATGAGAATGCAGGGAAAGAAAAAGCGACTGGGCCGGAATCTTGGTCGAAAACCATCATGGAAGAAAGCCATCGTTACCCTCGCTGAAGGCGATACGGTCGATTTCTTTGAGGGGGTGTAA
- the rplD gene encoding 50S ribosomal protein L4, producing MADVRVYTMNGEEVGKTDLPEEMFGMNVSTHVLWEVVRAESLNSRQGTVSTLGRSEVKASGRRPWRQKGTGNARAGTVTSPIWRGGGVTFGPKPRKWNIRLNRKVRRKALAGILSERLAEGNLRVVKDLTSSGKTREMAEMLSNHDCEGRNTVILVSDGNDLVIRASRNISGLKVMNAANVSIHDLVNSEVVLLSEEAIDLLKERLI from the coding sequence ATGGCTGACGTAAGAGTATATACCATGAATGGTGAAGAGGTCGGCAAGACCGATCTTCCCGAGGAGATGTTCGGTATGAATGTTTCCACTCACGTCCTCTGGGAAGTTGTTAGAGCAGAATCACTGAATTCCCGCCAGGGAACCGTATCCACACTTGGAAGAAGCGAGGTGAAGGCGTCCGGCAGAAGACCATGGCGCCAGAAAGGTACCGGTAACGCAAGAGCTGGAACGGTTACCTCTCCCATATGGCGAGGCGGCGGGGTCACATTCGGGCCCAAACCGAGAAAATGGAATATCCGGCTGAACCGGAAAGTAAGAAGAAAAGCCCTTGCCGGTATTCTAAGTGAAAGACTTGCAGAGGGAAATCTGAGAGTAGTCAAGGATCTCACGTCCAGCGGTAAGACTCGTGAAATGGCTGAAATGTTGTCAAATCATGACTGCGAAGGCAGAAATACGGTTATCCTTGTTTCAGATGGAAACGATCTTGTGATACGAGCTTCCAGGAATATTTCAGGTCTTAAGGTGATGAACGCTGCGAACGTTTCCATTCACGATCTGGTCAATTCTGAAGTGGTTCTCCTTTCTGAAGAAGCTATCGATCTGCTTAAGGAGAGACTGATATGA
- the rplC gene encoding 50S ribosomal protein L3 — MSGIMARKIGMTRIFKDDGKAVPVTVLEAQPNPVTQVKTMETDGYDALQIGYKTQKKQRLNKPTLGHLDKSGAPPVSRFCEVSVTDESTKAGDFLDVSMFIPGEKVNVTGLTKGKGFQGVVKRHGFSGGDSTHGNKSHRVPGSIGQCATPSRVWKNKKMPGRDGGKKITVRNLEVVQVDSEKNLLVLKGAVPGSRNGYLLIKKQNSGGN, encoded by the coding sequence ATGAGCGGAATAATGGCTCGTAAGATAGGAATGACCCGCATCTTTAAAGATGACGGGAAAGCTGTTCCTGTTACAGTACTTGAAGCTCAGCCGAATCCGGTTACCCAGGTTAAAACCATGGAGACGGACGGGTATGATGCCCTGCAGATTGGTTATAAAACTCAGAAGAAGCAACGTCTGAACAAACCTACACTTGGACATCTTGATAAGAGCGGGGCTCCACCGGTATCAAGGTTCTGCGAAGTATCGGTGACGGACGAAAGCACAAAGGCGGGGGATTTCCTGGATGTATCCATGTTCATTCCCGGCGAGAAGGTTAACGTTACCGGGTTGACCAAGGGTAAAGGTTTTCAGGGTGTTGTTAAACGGCACGGTTTTTCCGGCGGTGACAGTACACACGGAAATAAATCTCACAGAGTTCCCGGGTCAATAGGCCAGTGTGCTACCCCGTCAAGGGTTTGGAAGAATAAAAAAATGCCCGGAAGAGATGGTGGAAAAAAGATAACGGTCCGCAACCTGGAAGTTGTTCAGGTAGACTCGGAGAAAAACCTTCTGGTATTAAAGGGTGCGGTTCCAGGATCCAGAAACGGATACCTCCTGATCAAGAAACAGAATTCGGGAGGAAATTAG
- the rpsJ gene encoding 30S ribosomal protein S10: MKSNRLRIKLRAYDHRLLDRSASAIVRSVVKTGASVSGPIPLPTKRSIVTVLRSPHVNKKSREQFEMKVHSRLIDIGDPNEETAAALRSQDVPAGVDVEMNEI; this comes from the coding sequence TTGAAATCGAACAGGCTGAGGATAAAGCTCAGAGCTTACGATCACAGGCTTCTTGATCGCTCCGCTTCCGCAATTGTCAGAAGCGTGGTAAAAACCGGAGCCAGTGTTTCCGGGCCGATTCCTCTCCCTACAAAGAGGTCAATCGTAACGGTATTGAGAAGTCCGCATGTGAACAAGAAATCGCGGGAGCAATTCGAGATGAAAGTACATTCGCGACTGATTGATATCGGGGACCCGAATGAAGAGACCGCAGCCGCTCTCAGGTCACAGGATGTGCCTGCAGGAGTGGATGTGGAGATGAACGAAATCTAG